A single window of Macaca mulatta isolate MMU2019108-1 chromosome 17, T2T-MMU8v2.0, whole genome shotgun sequence DNA harbors:
- the TPT1 gene encoding translationally-controlled tumor protein codes for MIIYRDLISHDEMFSDIYKIREIADGLCLEVEGKMVSRTEGNIDDSLIGGNASAEGPEGEGTESTVITGVDIVMNHHLQETSFTKEAYKKYIKDYMKSIKGKLEEQRPERVKPFMTGAAEQIKHILANFKNYQFFIGENMNPDGMVALLDYREDGVTPYMIFFKDGLEMEKC; via the exons ATGATTATCTACCGGGACCTCATCAGCC ACGATGAGATGTTCTCCGACATCTACAAGATCCGGGAGATCGCGGACGGGCTGTGCCTGGAGGTGGAGGGGAAG ATGGTCAGTAGGACAGAAGGTAACATTGATGACTCGCTCATTGGTGGAAATGCCTCCGCTGAAGGCCCAGAGGGCGAAGGTACCGAAAGCACAGTAATCACTGGTGTCGATATTGTCATGAACCATCACCTGCAGGAAACAAGTTTCACGAAAGAAGCCTACAAGAAGTACATCAAAGATTACATGAAATC AATCAAAGGCAAACTTGAAGAACAGAGACCAGAAAGAGTAAAACCTTTTATGACAGGGGCTGCAGAACAAATCAAGCACATCCTTGCTAATTTCAAAAACTACCAG TTCTTTATTGGTGAAAACATGAATCCAGATGGCATGGTTGCTCTATTGGACTACCGTGAGGATGGTGTGACCCCATATATGATTTTCTTTAAGGATggtttagaaatggaaaaatgt taa